Within the Rosa rugosa chromosome 2, drRosRugo1.1, whole genome shotgun sequence genome, the region tgtgccatttatgtgccaattgcgccgccacagcgctctatgatgggtcctcacagacgaatgggcaactacgttggatttgagactccaacaatcgtccgccacttcatgcccttgctaggcgatctccttaccgctagctttgcggatgtcactttgatgagacactcttcccgtcgttagggggagataagaacacggatgttcagcaggaacgacaggaattgacgtggcctgtccccactatgtctcatctcgatccctgttaaagtgacgagatcacacaaatatgctgcaaacatgcctgcaaggaagtacgttcctacaagaggacgtagcgccaccctacacggaggtaggcatggtgccaacgccaaagagagtggcactctggcgttataggcatggccccagctaggatgcttgggaggcccgtgggttcgaatgatactttggcacattccaatcctttgatcatcgacactcaaaatccgtctcataagtatcttccgggttatggttatcgttgggggacaccTCAATGCCAGAACCTAGTCCTGAGAATATAGaactctatgaaacttacactagtgtacatgaggcgtgggatagaaactccatcataattgttGATGTAGTTGCACATTtggttgcgcatgagtttgttgagtcagatgatatcgaaccacactccgttgatgaatgaatgccaacgtagagagatttggcctaaatggaaagatgcgatccaggttaagttggattctctaatgaagaggaaggtttttgagccagtgatgccaacacctcctaacataaaacctattaaataatgggtcttcgttagaaagcgtgatgagaaaaagagatggcaatctcgccttatggcgcaaggcttctcacaaaacgccctggaagcgactacgatgagacatattctctcgtaatggatgtcattgcactccactaccctatcagtttggtagtttccgaacaactgaacatgcagcttacaaatgtggtcactacgtatctctatggggatctagatatggaatgtacatgaaggttcatagtgaacttcatttacccaagtcaagtggctctagaccacggagcgcgtttacaataaggttaaaacgctcactaagatgactacttgattgggaagggatatgcccgcgcgtttccataacaagtttcggattctatcgcggttcatgttggacatgatcttcattagaagcccttaaagagttaagggaaaccgctgaacacttgaaatccgagtttgagatgaaggattttgggagaacacgattatgcctcggtttggaacttaagcaccgtgttgatagatgcttaggcattttgacaaggtcaaaccttcaagcacccccatgatcgttcgtagtcttgatcctgaaaaggatcctcttcgtccaaaggatgatgacgaagatgtgctagaggcaggagtgccttacttgagtacaataggcgcattattgtacttagctcaatgcacaagactggacatctcatttgcagtgaacttgttagctagatatagcttcgcgccaacacgacgccattggattggtgtaaaagatatctttcggtacttgggatgtacgattgatatggacatgttttatccctatagagagatgatggattcggacccatcacacaccagaaacgccgccaacactggcctgcgtccactatccccatcccaaaacgacatgtgttttggaaggttttgctgatgttgggtatctctctgacccacacaaaggtcattcccaaaatggttaagtgttcaccatgggtaaagaccgcgatatcttggaggtctacgaagcagaccttagtcgctacctcttcgaatcatgcagagattattactcttcacgaagtggttcatgaatgtatatggattggatccataattacgcatattcgaaaaggtgtggtttgaagtctaccacagatgagcctacacaaatgaagcaaggctacatcaaaagcgacaacaccaaggataatcagcaaacaacagactctcctcaagatcaaagtgaactaggctcaatctgaggacagtgtggcaggcttgctcactaagtcattgcctaaattccactttcgagaaacatgttggtagcatcgtttgcggaagttatccgaactcccatgaccgttgtcatcaggggaagatgcagacatcagggggagatgtttacatgtatggtctcgaaacgtgaagggtgtgttgtgctctttttccccttcgaccgagattatttttgtcccactgggtttttgttactcggcaaggtttttagcgaggcaacgagagaagcaccgcgtttgggcgacacaagggggagtgttcaagtaaattcatatttgtgtgtctggcccaaactctaggttacttgacctagtggtaatagggtttaattagaagaatctagatattatctttccttgtatgattcagactctatacattgtaatcctctatataaagaggcccctattatcaatgagaatacacagcgattttctctcaattcccgtttctctaaaacaagtGGGAAGTTATCTGAATTGTGGGTGGTTATTGCAGACATGGGTAGTTAACTAtttgaaaattatttattttattttttatatgatttttaatttttctatttaCTATAGTACCACTCaattattaaaaattatttaaaattaaTATATGGTTTAAGAGTTTTATTGTCTTTTCACACTcactttggctaacaaagcattttctcttaataatagtatagatacaaactttatatttataaCTTCATATACAATACAaataatgaaataaaataaaacaaacacaaagaGGATTCATTAATCGTTTTTCATTAGATTCATCCTCATCTCTTTCATCCTTATCTCTTTCTTCCCGTCTTTCatcctcttctttcttctatttcttccctctcttatttttctccttcaccatcatcatcatcatatcacCATCATCAGCGTCATCAAATCCTTATCAATAATCCCATTAACACAGCAATTCGTTGTCTGCAACTGGAATATAATCAATCATGCTTTTCTCTAATACATCTATTCCTTGATCTTCATCCTCTAATCGTCTATAATCTATGGTACCCAACTCCAATTCCAAATTTTGGCACCCCAATTTTGTCTCGTTTGTTTTCCAGAAATTGGTTCTCTCTCCAAGCAGCACCATTAGATCATCCTTGTTTTTCATCAGATTTCTTCTCCTCTAGAATTTTTCTCTGGGTTTCCATGCAGTTACCGACTTGTCGGTATACCGATTATATCAGACGGTAATGGTTTCAAAATTTGGCTACTGACAAAGGTCAGTTCGGCAGGCGGTTGACAAACAAAATGCCTCGGTTTAGTATTGAGGCCAGCGCCCTAATATAAGTACTAGAAATGGCAAATATCAGTCAGTATTATTACGTCCATATTTTTCATTACATATCGTTTTAAACATGTACATATCAAATTTTATAATATGTCGTTTTCGTATTTTATGGCCGAATTTTTCATAGTATTTTTCACTAAAAATTACTGAATTATTCACGTACGTATTTTTAATGTTTGGTTCCCGTCTCGAATATTACTAACTATGCTTACAATCAtgaaaaccaaaacctctctTGTAAAGTAAAATAAGATTTTTACCTTTGAATTTCGGATAGTTGAGAGCCAAATCCCAAAGGTGATAATTGTTGAGAGAATACTAAAGATTGAGAGAGCCACTTTTTATAAAaccagagagagatagagagacaTAGGGAGAGTGTATAAACTATAAACTATTTATATGTCAAAGCAGCGATATAAAAGTGAGAACAAAATAGATGAACTAACAAAATTTAAAGAAGTTTATGAAGGATTTTAAGGGTATGTTTGTAATATTCTTTTAAACTATATTCTTAGAATGAAAAAGTATGGCCCCACATTCCTATAAATTGATTAATTACTTCAGTTATTCTTTGAGGGTTGCCGCCTCTGGTCATCAATCTCTGGTGGTCAAGGCGGATTCACATAGAGCCCAGATTATGCACTTGCCTAGACTGGGTTTTTGAGTTTACACTGATTTGGTGTAGGTAAGGTATGTAAAAATGGCAGAAATTTGGGCAAAATCTTCATAATTGCCTCCAGAATCTATAGCTTCCCTCTAATTTTCCTCTCTTCCCCTCCTGCCATTGTCTTGCCTTACCTGAAAAAATTTTCTGGCTCCGCCCCTGCTGGTGGTCCTCACATTTTTATATGTTTCAACCCTTTATTCCACTTAGGTATTTTTCTATCCTCTTGGTTCAGCGGTAAGTGCTCTGTGTGGCCTTTTACATTGCCCAAGTTTGAATCTCCTTTGGACATTTTTGtttctgagttttttttttttgatacataTCCTTcttattgggtattatttttttatttattattatttaaaaaaatatattcctTAACCTAcgccacccttacatatgtcaataAGAATCAAACTCATGACATTTACAATGTTGAatttataacttaccaacaggtcacagctcaACAGTGGTATTATTCCtttattgttattgtttttggtttttttttatttcatttagaTGCATACGTTACGGTCTTACTAAATGAACCAAGCAAATATTTTTATATACCCAATctttgaattttataattattcagtctttcaattttaattatgtgctgttgaaaataaaaattttatttcaaatgATTAAGATTTACATTGTGAGAGTAACAATAGCCAAAAGAATATGATAGACCAAAAGAGTCACTAGTTAGAAATGAGAGAGACAAAATGCCCAGAAAATGACTATATGAGAAAGCGGCGGATCTAAGAAAGAGAATAGAAAAGAGCAATGAACATTTTAATTAGAGATTTAAAAAGTAGTCCTGTAATTTCTTTGTCAACTATATTGCTTAAGAGGAAAATATGCTCTCATTTTCTGTTAATAAATAAATTCTACACTACTTCACAATTATGCCCACATAACCAAACCCCTTTCTCCTGTACACTCAACCCCACCAACCTTTTTTGGAACCACATACTTTGTGCTAAACTTCATCCCCTATTTCCCTACTAAAATCAAAATCTCACCCTAAAAACATAACGGTAAAAATCAACTGAGAACACATAAATCTTGGAATGAATGAAGTTGCCTAGATTGAATTAGCTTCGCTACACATTTTATTTCGAGTAGGGTAACACTTGAGGAGACATAGTATGCATAATGTGCTTGGATGTAGAACATACGTTGCTAGTCTAAATTGCTTGAAAGGACATTGGCATGGCACTGATGTACATGCACTTGCACAAACATAAATAGGCGGTTAGATCACATTAAATACACTCGCTagtcattaaaaaaaatgtgACTATAAATATCAACGGCTGAGATCATCTAGGTGCAAAGAAGAATTTCCAGGCATAATCAACCCATTGTTGTTATTCAATGGCCATTTTCGATTTCCATTTTCAGCTAAAGAACCTAATACATTGAAGAAAACGATACTAATTCGATACAAGATTTCATAAATATCGGAACTATCATGCAAACATGTCAAATATGTACACACTATCTCTAAAACAGAAGCAGAAACCAAATGTTACTAACTTACACGCCCAAAACCTAAGCACTCATGCatgaaacacaacaatttcccACCACAATCCATAGTTGTTCTCGTAAGATTGTTTGTCTGTTACAGATCAAGTCAGAGCACCAGTCTTGTGTATACGATTGACCCCATCAGTTCACCATGTTTTCACCTCAACACCTCTCAATCTCTGCGTGCCACAGCCATCACTGGAAACGAAACACCAATTTAGGTGATGGCCGTGGTGAGTAGAGCTCAAGGGTTGTTACGGTAAGATGGGTTTGAACTGTAAGACTTAACTTTAGATGTAATTTACAGTCTAAAGAGCAATGAACTATAGGAAATGGTTGTGTTTCATCCACATGGGTGTCTCATACATAATCAGACTCTTGCAAAGCACGGATCATTAAAGAAGCTGCAGAATTCTCTGCATCCTTTACTCTCGACATTTCATCTCCCGTCATACAAAGCACACCATCAATAGTTGCAATTTGAACTGTCGATACAAACTTCTTCTCATGTGAAGAACCTTTGTCTTGCTTGATGCTACAATAGAAAAATAGGCAAGGATTTGTTTACACCTAGATCTGCAAAGTAAGGTCTTTACATAACCAAAGCAAAGCAGGAAGATTTAAGCAGGTTGGTGAAACAGATCCAATCCAAGTAGTCAAGTACACGGTAGAATTACACTACTCCAACCAAAACACGAACTGGAAAGACCTTTTTTTCATTCCTAGAATATCAACAGGCCTATAAGAGGCAGAAAAATGGAACCAGGAATGAATTGAAGACACAGATGAGTTGAACCATGAATGAggtcacaaagaaagcaaaaGGAAGAAACATCAAACAGAATATCTTCAGCTTATGAAGAAAAAAAGTATCAGCAATGGCACTCTGCTTTTGTACTCGGTTTTTTGAAACCATATAAGAACAATACTCCAGCCACCAATCTACTAGTCCCCTGTGTTTACTCCAACCCTCTTTAACAACCAACAAAATCTAATGTGCATTAGCTACAGTGCTACACCACATATGTTCACGACTAAGCAATATTAGTGTTTTATGAAGTTCGCAAATAATAACAGgagaaagaacaaaacaaagtaGAAAGCATATAACAAAATTAAAttcatcaaaataaaaattcGTACTTGTAGATTGGTTTAGGCCACTTCTTCTTTCCACATAGCTCATGCAACTTATGTTTTGCTCCTTCAATATGAAATGACCCATCAATTCCAGCAATAACTTCAATCGACACATCATCTATGCGCATCAATTTCGACAACTTATATAGAGCTATCTCAGCAGCATTGACCTTGGCAACTTCTTTCTGTTCAGAAGAACCCGAGGCAACAAACTTGCCATCAACATACACACTCGCAATGCTTTTCGTCTCATCCCTCCAATACTTAATGTCGACATGCTTCCCATGCTTTTGGCAAACCTCAAACAACTTTGTCACGGGTTGAGGTTGTTGCTGCAAGTCTTCGAGCGTCACTATAGGCTCCAAAACATGCCTAAAGATCTGCAAATGTACAGGCAAAACAGCAATAACTAGAACTAATAGGTTAATATCCAAAACAATTCGAAACTTATCAACTTTCTTAAACTTCTTATATCAAGTTAAAGAAGCTCAAGTACATACCATCCAAAGTTTTTCCAGATCAAAATTCAAATCAACATAAATAGCAGCAGCCACAGACTCCACAATATCTGCAAGAACTTTTGGGGCTTTTACAGACCCTCTATATACAAGTGGCATCTCTTCTTCTCCACTGACAACTTCAGTAAACTCCCTAACCTGAACAATGACATCTGTTTAACACTTTGatccttccaaaaaaaaaaaaaacactaaattCAAATACACAGGCAGATTGCTTGGAATACAGATCAAATTACAGGATTGACCTTATCATCGAGAACAGGTGCAGAGTGGCGAAGGAAGCGAAAAAGCCCGTGTCGTACGGCAACACGTGCGAGCTTCTCGGTACTGACGTTAGCGGAGCGTAGCATAGAGAGGTTGCCTTGGTCAATTCTGGGGTAAGCAAGAAAAAGGTAGTTGCTTACAGCGAGGCTAAGAACGGCATCGCCTACGAACTCGAGCCGCTGATACGACACAGCGTCGGAATGGGAGGGGTGGGTGAGAGCCTCCTCTAGAAGCCTCTTGTTCTTGAATGCGTAGCTTACGATC harbors:
- the LOC133734133 gene encoding ribonuclease 3-like protein 2 yields the protein MNPYLNMKIFTQTPRDLHAPPPPSPEMKQAVAAVEMIVSYAFKNKRLLEEALTHPSHSDAVSYQRLEFVGDAVLSLAVSNYLFLAYPRIDQGNLSMLRSANVSTEKLARVAVRHGLFRFLRHSAPVLDDKVREFTEVVSGEEEMPLVYRGSVKAPKVLADIVESVAAAIYVDLNFDLEKLWMIFRHVLEPIVTLEDLQQQPQPVTKLFEVCQKHGKHVDIKYWRDETKSIASVYVDGKFVASGSSEQKEVAKVNAAEIALYKLSKLMRIDDVSIEVIAGIDGSFHIEGAKHKLHELCGKKKWPKPIYNIKQDKGSSHEKKFVSTVQIATIDGVLCMTGDEMSRVKDAENSAASLMIRALQESDYV